Genomic DNA from Marnyiella aurantia:
TTCACGTCAATCATCCGCATCATGGTGTAAGGATCTTTCTCACTTCTTACATGCTTCAGTGCTGACAGGTTCAGGACATAATCGTATCCGCCGTCAGCATTCCAGAAGGCGTCATATTCCACAGATCCTATGTCCAGCGCAAAAGTCTGGAAATCACCGTCAATATAGCCGTGGGTACTCCGGAGGTCACGCACCAGTTCCACCATATTGTTCTCACTGATGTCTACTACGTGAAGCTTAAGCGGATTCCTTTTGAAGATTTCCTTGGTCACAGCCTGTCCGATTGATCCGGCACCTCCTAAAACCAGGAATCTGCTGCCGGAAACGGCCTGTTCCAGTTCACCGGAATGGGCGGAAATATCTTCTTTAAAAAGTTCGTGTTCCCTGCCTATTAACTGAAGTATATTCATTTTTTCTCTTCTTGTGTTTTGTTACTGTAATTGCTTTGAAATGGATTATTTACTCCAAACTACCCTATTCACATAATCGGTATAACTAAGGATGATCCTGACCATCTTTTCCGAAACGTTCGGCATGGAATAGTCGGCAACGGGACGGAAATTGGGGGTTGGTGACTGGTGACTGGTGATTGGTGGTTGGTGATTGGTGGTTGGTGATTGGTGGTTGGTGGTATGCGTATTTCTTGAACCAACGACCTGTGTCTGTAACTGTATGATGCCCTGCAGGATGCGCTCCGGCGAAAGCCCCACCATCATGACGCTGGCTTCCTCCATGGCTTCCGGTCTTTCGTGTGCCTGACGGATGTTAAGCGCGCGGAAGTTAAGGATAGAAGATTCCTCGGAAATAGTACCCGAGTCGGAAAGAACAGCGAAGGATCTTTTCTGAAGCGCGTTATAATCATGGAAACCCAGAGGCTTCAATAACTGGATGAGCGGATGCATTTCCAGCTTCATTTTATCGATCATATTCTTGGTGCGCGGGTGTGTGGATACGATTACCGGATAGCCGTAAGTTTCAGCAATGGCATTCAGCGAGTCCATCAGTCCGCGGAAGTTTTTCTCTGAATTGATATTCTCCTCACGGTGCGAGGATATGACAAAATACTTTCCTTCTTCCAATTCCAGTTTATCAAGTACTGCAGAGGCTTCTATCTTAGGCAGGTAGTGGTTCAGCACCTCAAACATGGGCGACCCCGTCTTAATGATACGGTCGGCCGGTAATCCTTCCCTCAGTAAGTATTCTCTGGCGATATCGCTGTAAGTTAAGTTGATATCGGCGGTGTGGTCAACAATTTTGCGGTTGGTTTCCTCCGGCACGCGCTGGTCGAAGCAGCGGTTCCCTGCTTCCATATGGAAGATCGGGATTTGTCTCTTCTTGGCAGGAATGGCACAGAGGCAGGAATTGGTATCACCCAAAACCAAAAAAGCATCCGGGGCCACTTCTTCCAGCAAAGGATCAATCTTAATAAGTATATTTCCTATGGTTTCGGTGGCTGTTTTGCCCGCGGCTTCCAGAAAGTAATCAGGCTTACGGAGGCCTAAATCATCAAAGAAAATCTGGTTAAGCTCGTAGTCATAATTCTGTCCTGTGTGTACGATGATATGCTCAATAGCTTCAGAATTGTCGAGGGCCATAAGGACGCGGGATAATCTTATGATTTCCGGACGGGTCCCCACCACCGTCATTACTTTTAGTTTCTTCATTATTGTTTGTTTCTCGCTGATTCCCGCAGATTGCTTGCGCAAATCAACGCAGATTTATTCAGTTGTAATTTTTATAAATTATTGACAATTCTATTTATTGAAGTGTCGATTTTTTAAGTGTTAAAATTAACCAATATTCCTAACTTTTTCGCGTAACGTCTTAAATAGGTAGTGAGATAATTCTAGTTACTAAATAATATCAGTCATGTCCATTAGCGAAAATCTGCTTTAATAATCCGCGCAATCTGCGTGAAACTACGCAGCCAGTTCCAAAGACACTCTTATTTTTCTCGCTGATCCTCACAGATTTATTCCGCAGGTGAGCGCAGATTTATTCAGTTCAATTTTTCTATAAATTATTGACAATTCTTTTTATTGAAGTGTCGATTTTTGAGGTGTTAAAATTAACTAATAATCCTAACTTTTTTCCGGATAGTTTCAGATAGGTTGTAAGCTGCTTGAAATGAACATCGGTTAATGCCTCAACTGATTTGATTTCTATGATTACTTTATCTTCTACTAAAATATCTATCCTATACCCTACCTCCAGAATTATTGTTTCATACTGAAACGGCAACCCCACCTGCATCATTATTTTTAACCCCGCATTTTCCAGCTCAAAAGCAAGTGCTTTCTCATACGCTGATTCCAGCTATCCGGGACCAACTGCATTATAAACTTTAAATATACAACCTCTAATTATATATGAAATTTCGTTTTCATTCATATTTTAAAAACTTGCACTCAAGTCAGTTTTATCAAAGCATCCGCGAAAATCTGCTGCCTAATTTGCGGCAATCTGCGTGAAATCACACTTCCAAAAATATACAATCCCTAATCAGATAAGACATTTCTTCTTCATCCATAATTCTATAAATTAATTCTCAGCAGTTATATATTGGCCATCCGCGAAAATCAAAATGAAAATTTGCGGTAATCTGTGTGAAATCATACCTCCAGGAAGTACGTATCTGCGTCTACGGGATCAAACGGTTCATTGATCCAGAAAATGGTATAAAGTTCCTCGTTGCCTATGTTCTTTATATTGTGTGTATACCAGATGGGCATATCTACATAAGCGGGCTCGCTGCCATCCAGATAGAAATCCATAACTTCGTCGCTGTCAATTTTTCTCAGCTGAATTAAAGCTTTTCCTTTTATAACTGCAAACCTTTCAATTTTCCGTGTGTGAAAATGGTTACCACGCGTAATCCCGGGTACAGTGGTTGAAAACGAGCACTGTCCGCCAATTCCAAGTCTGATCACCTCTACAAATGCGCCACGGGGATCGGTGTGCTGTGTAAATTTTACAGGATAATGGGTTTTGTGGTCTATATAGGAACGGTAGGTATTGAAAAGCTGATAATCAAAGGCTGTTTCCAGTTTCGGAATTTCACCGCCTTCAAAGTAAAGTGTTCTGTACTCCTCAAGCTTCTGCAGAACTTCCGAAACCTTGATTGTTTTTGTAGAGGGAACAATATATTCTTCAGAGGTGGTGCCTGATGCGATCTGATCTAAAATTTCCTGCACAAGTTCGCCCACATAAATAAGCTTCACCTCACCGTCCACATCAATGGTTGGTGTTTCGTTATGCGTTAACTTATGACAGAATGTAGCCACAAAGGAGTTATAGTTGGGCTGCCCAAACGGTCCGAAAACGTTCGGAATAATCATTCCGGTGAAGGTTCCCCCGTTCGTATTGGCCCAGTCTGCAAGCAGTTTTCTGCCCTCTTTTTTCGATTTGCCGTACAGGTTGTCCCTCTCCTCTTGGGAAGAGGAGGAAAACAGCACATGTGCCTTGGAGCCGGTGCGCTGCAGAGAATCTGCAAGGCGCTGCGCCAGCGAAACATTGGTACTGTATATAAATTCCGGATCTGGATGACGGTTCATGGCGGCCAGATGTACGATCACGTCGCACTGCGCAACAAAGGCGTCCAGTTTTTCCTCGTCCTCAAAAAAATCTTTCTGGAAATCTACTCTTTCAAACATATCCGGCGTAAGACCCAGCGTATTATAAAGGTGGGAACCTACGAATCCGTTTTGTCCTGTAATTCCAATTTTCTTCATCAATGTGTGTTTTCTCATTTGTTAAAATAATCTGCCGGGAACCTGTGTTCGTCCTGGCTCACGCCCAACTCGTAATCTGCAAAAACCAGAAGCATGGCATTGTCCTGTCTGGCCTGGATGGACGATATATAGCCGGGTGGCACATGCAGTACATCCAGTGTATCTGCCTCCAGCAGGAATTCTGATGGCTCTAAGTCTGCCGATGGATTATCCCAGTTGTCTACACAAATCAGTTTTATAAGAAAACTGCCTGTTAAAGCTGAAAACCAGCGCTGCTCAATCCTGTGCCCCTGCCAGGCGCGTACAAAATCGGTATCTGCATTTTGAATGGTATACACCCTTCGGACGCCGGGAAGTGAAAAATCATTGTTATACCGCAGGGTACCGCGCGGGTCCTGGTGGCGGTTTCCTTTCAGGAGGGTGGGTTGCACAGGGCCGTTGTCAGGAGATTGTACACCGGTGCCTGTTTGCGGGAGACGCGTTTCTTGCTGCTCTTTACGGCTGTTCATTTATATTTTAACTAATTTTTCCTTGTATTTAATTGATTTCCAGTTCCAATCACCATTCACCCCCCGATAGCTATCAGGGCACCAAACAACCAATCACCCCTTACACATAAAAAGCAGGATCCTCCCCAAACACTTCCTTACGTATAAGCGGCAGCGTGTAAATCAACTTTTTCAGTCCCTCCACGCCCTGCTGTTCTGTGTTGTGGGAGTGATAATCTTCTATTTTGGAAATATCGCGTTCGCCTTCAGAAAAATATTTTGCGTAATTAAGGTCGCGGTTATCGGCCGGAATCCGGTAAAAGTCTCCCATATCTTCGGCATGAAGCATTTCTTCGCGCGTACAGAGGGTTTCATAAAGTTTCTCTCCGTGTCTGGTACCGATTACCTTCACAGGAACTTCCTTCCCTGTAAGCTCCATCAGAGCCTGTGCAAGATCACCAATCTTACCCGCAGGTGCCTTGTTCACGAAGAGATCACCGGGATTTGCATTTTCAAAAGCGAAAAGCACCAGATCTACCGCATCTTCCAGAGACATAAAGAACCTGGACATATTGGGATCGGTAACCGTGATTTTCTCACCTTTCTTTATTTGGTTAAGGAAAAGAGGAATAACAGAACCTCGGGAGCCCATAACGTTTCCGTAGCGTGTAAGACAAACCACAGTTTCAGTAAGGCTGCGTGACTCGGCAACCGCTACCTTCTCCATCATGGCTTTTGAAATCCCCATCGCATTGATCGGGTATGCAGCTTTGTCTGTACTCAAACATATCACCTTCTGCACCTTATTAACAGCAGACGCTCTGATAACATTCTGCGTTCCCTCCACATTGGTTTTCACTGCCTGCATTGGGAAGAATTCGCAGGAAGGAACCTGCTTAAGGGCGGCCGCATGAAAGACATAATCAACACCGCGGGTCGCAGGTTCTACACTTGCGTAATCCCGGACATCGCCTATATAATATTTTATTTTATCGTTTTTATACTGGACGCGCATGTCATCCTGCTTCTTTTCGTCACGGGAAAAAATCCGGATTTCGCGGAAATGGTCCGTATGAAGGAAACGGTTGAGTACTGCACTCCCGAAAGAGCCCGTACCGCCGGTAATAAGTAATACTTTATTCTGAATTTTCATCTGTGTGTTTTCAATGGGGTTATTCAATCTTTTATAATCGGGAATCGCTCTCGGCCAGCGTGCCTTTTACATCATAAATGACATGTTTTTGCTTCAGATGCGACTTAAGATCCAGATTAGTAAATTCTTGATGTGCTACCCCCAAAACAATTGCGTCATAACGCTGCAATGGAATTTCTCGGGTACATTTCAGTCCATATTCATGAGCAACCTCTTCCGGATTGGCCCATGGATCAAATATTGCCACGGAAATACTGTAACTTTCCAAGGCCTTCACAACATCAACGATTCGTGTATTTCGGACATCCGGGCAATTCTCTTTAAATGTTACTCCGAGCATTAAAATTTCTGCTCCATGCATCTCAATACCTTTCTTTATCATAGTTTTGATAACCTGTGATGCCACGTATTCGCCCATCGAATCATTTATCCTTCTTCCAGCCAGAATAATTTCTGGGTGATAACCGTACTCCTGCGCTTTCTGAGCCAAATAATAGGGATCTACCCCAATACAGTGACCGCCGACCAAACCGGGCTTGAAAGGAAGAAAATTCCATTTTGTACCTGCGGCCTCTAATACAGCGTGGGTATCAATATCCATGAGATTAAAAATCTTAGCTAATTCATTGACAAAGGCAATATTAATATCTCGTTGGGAGTTTTCGATCACCTTCGCAGCCTCGGCTACTTTAATTGTAGGTGCAAGATGAGTACCTGCTGTGATTACAGTTCCATAAAGATTATTGACAATGTCGCCAATCTCCTTATTAGAACCCGATGTCACTTTTAAAATTTTTTCTACAGTATGTTCCTTATCACCTGGATTAATTCTTTCTGGAGAATAGCCGGCAAAGAAATCAACATTGTACGTCATTCCACTTACCCGTTCAACAACCGGAATGCAATCTTCCTCTGTAGCACCGGGATAAACAGTAGATTCATAAATTACAATATCTCCTTTTTTAAGCACCTTGCCTACAGTTTCACTTGCCTTTATAAGTGGAGTTAGGATAGGACGGTTATTTTTATCGACAGGCGTCGGTACAGTTATAATATAGATATTTGCCTGTGCGATATCATTGATAGTATCTGTACAAAATAATCCAACAGTAGATTCCTCAGCTGCAAACGGATGCTTTTTAATTAGTGAGGATTGTAGTAGTTCTGGCGAAACTTCTAATGTTTCATCAAATCCATTGTTAAGTTCTGCTACTCTTTTCGAGTTAATATCAAAACCAACTACAGGATATCTGGTTGCAAATAATCGTGCAAGGGGCAGGCCGACATAGCCAAGACCGATAACCGCTACTTTATGCGTCATTCTTTTCTTTTTGTGTTTTCATTATTAATTTGGATACCTTAAGTACTCTTCAGATTTTCATAATACCAGCTGACTGCCTCTTTTAGACCTTTGGCGAAATTGTGACTGGGCACATACCCTAATAATTCTGCAGCTTTATCAATGCTGGCTTTTGAGTGTGGGACATCTCCAGGACGCACCGGACCGTGCAAAATGTCGATCTGTTTAATTGCAGGATCATACTCTCCAAGAAACTCCTTAAGTAGCTCAGTCATTTCTAATATTGTTGTTCGATCACCTACCGCAGTGTTATAAACAGTATTGATAGCGTGTGAATCTTTTGCCAGCATTGCCAGTTCATTCATCTGGATTACATTATCGATGTACGTAAAGTCGCGGGAGTAATCGCCACCGCCGTTAATTGTAGGTGATTCGTGATTCATCAGTTGAATCACAAATTTTGGAATCACAGCCGCATATGCTCCTTTTGGATCCTGTCTGCGACCAAAAACATTAAAATATCGTAGACCAATACATTCTAATCCATATGTTTTGGAAAAAATGTCAGCATAGAGTTCATTAACATATTTGGTTATTGCATAGGGGGAAAGGGGCTTTCCGATTACATCTTCAACTTTAGGAAGGCTTTTAGAATCACCGTATGTGGATGAGGAGGCGGCATATACAAATCGTTTGATTTTAGCATCCCGTGCGCTGCATAACATATTTAAAAAACCGCTGACATTTACATCATTACTGGTTATGGGATCGTTGATTGATCTGGGAACTGAACCCAGAGCAGCTTGATGTAAAACAAAATCCTTTCCCTCACAGGCCCTTTTGCAAGTTTCTAAGTCCCTAATATCACCCTGAATAAAAGTGAAGGAGGGGTGTAAAACTAATTCTGAGATGTTGTGAAGGTGTCCAGTGGACAGATTATCTAAACAGGTAACTTCGTATCCTTTACTAATAAAATAATCACATAAATTGGAACCAATGAACCCGGCTCCACCGGTTATAAGTATTCTTTTCATTAATTTAAAAAAATTGGTACCATTTTTTTCTACGCGGACCTTCAGTATAATATCCGTATCCATATTTATTACCGTAGCTTAAATGCATATCTTTCACATCGTTAAGTATAACTGCAAATCTTCCCTGTGCATTCTCGCGGCGAATCTGGTCTGCAAATTCAAGCATATCCCTGTCTGTATGTTCAGCCCGCATTACATAAAGCATCAGATCCATATATTCAAGGAGGTTAAAGGTATCACTAACCATCAGCATTGGAGCCGTATCGATCACGATATAATCGTAGCGATCCTTAAGGCTTTCAACAGCCACTCCAAATTTCGGATCAGCTAGGAGTTCTGTCGGGTTTGGTGCAATACTTCCGCTTGGGATTACATCAAGTTTCGGGTTCAGTGCAGACTGCTCAATATAGCTTTCGGCACTCACATCATCAGAGGCCAGGAAATCGGTCAGCCCCACAGAGGACAGATTCATAAATCTCTTGAACTGTGGATTACGGATATCCGCTCCTATCAGAAGTACTTTGCGGTTTTGGGCAAGCGAAAGAGCCGTATTTACAGCAATAGTAGTTTTACCTTCGCCCTTTACTGAAGATGAGACCATAATTACCGCGGCCTTGTCCTGCTCCGGTTTCCTCAGTACAAACTTCATATTTGTAAGCATAATCCTGAAGGATTCAGCAAATGAGGTAAAGTCATTCTGCTTTACCAGGGCTCCCTCACCATCGTCCGCATGCGGAATCTCGCCCACTACCGGAATATCGGGCAACAACTGACGGATGTCGCGGCGGCTGTGAATATAAGTGTCAAGAGCAAATTTAGTATAAAGGAATGCCGCTGGAATTACAAGTGCGATAAGTGCAGCAATCAAATAGATCGTATTGGTTTTAGGGGCTACAGGTGCAGCCAGCGTGTAAGCAGGATTAACTACTTTCGCTTTAGGAGTATTTACAGAAAGGGCGATAGATGTTTCTTCTCTTTTCTGAAGAAGGTAAAGAAAAAGGGCCTCTTTTAAGTTTTGCTGTCTTTCGATATCACGGAATACCCTTTCCTGCTGAGGAAATTTACTGATAGCCACTCCCGACTCGTTAATCTGATTTTGAACCTGCCCTCTGGCAACCTGCAGACTCATACGGGATTTTCTTAAATTATCCCTGATAAGATTCCTCATCGAACTTATATCCCTGTTGAACTGCTGTACTGCCGGGTTGGAAGGTGTTGCCTGTCTGAGAGTCCTGTTGCGTGTAAGTACCAACTGGTTATATTCCTCAATCACACCGTCCAGGCCGGATGGCATTCCAACATTTGTAGGAAGGAGCTGATCATTATTGGATGAATTGGCAATTCGGAGTACCGAATCAACCATTTCCAGCTGAGTTCCAATATCCATGAGCTTCTTTGTGTTCTCACTGGCATTCTGCATACTTAACTCAGCCTGTGCCTGAAGGTCAGCAATTTTGTTGGCAGCCTTGAAGTTTTCCTTACGGCTTTCAATACCACCCAGTTCCTTGGTAATCAGGTCAAGCCTTTCATCAATGAAATTGGCAGTCGCAACTGCTTCAGCGTTCTTATCTTTGATGGCGTCGCCGTTGTACTGACGGATCAATTCATTAAGAATATCCTCGGAACGTTGAGGCTTGATACCCACACGGCTCAGCTCCATAATTGACGATTTTTTCTGTGGAATGACAACTGCAATGGAAGCTTCCAGCTGGTCTGCAACCAGTTTAGGATGGGTAATAATAAGTTTTAAAGGGGCATTGAATACTACTTCCTGCCTTCTTTGTAGGGTTATGGAACCGAAATCCAAAACGAGCGGTTTACCAAAAGTACCACGAAACTCTTTCTTCTCGGCTTTCAGAACAAACCCAGTACCTGCAGGTTCAACAGTATACGTCGCACTGCTGAAAGACCTTTGGTTCTTCAGCGAATTAATTTCTCCCTGAACCGGACTGTTCTCATAAAGATCAGCTTCCTTTACGTTACCTTCGTTTACCAGTCTCACCTCCAGTTTCAATGCTTTCACCACATTATAAAGGAGTGGTTTTGATTTGATAACCGAAAGTTCATTATCCACCTCGTTACTCATGATTCCGGAAGGCAGTGTCATGTTCTGGAAATCCGAAAGTCCTGTCAGCCCACCCTGCTTACCGTTATCACTCTTTACATACAGCGAAGCCTTACTCATATACTGAGGCGTGGTGTAGCGTAAATAGATCCACGCCAGTGTAAGTCCCAGCAATACACTGATTACAAATAGAGGCCACCAGCGGAGATAGCGCTGAATCTGCCTTTTAATTTCGCCGCTGTCTTTTCGCTGCTCTTGTTTTTCTGTTAAATCCATTCGGTTATCGTAATAAGGTAATCAGTATCGAAGCAAGACCCAGAACTACACCTCCTATCTGAAAGGCCAGATTACGGTTCGGATCTACATTGGCAGACTTTTTCTTGATGTCATCGGGTTCCACATACAGAACATCATTCTGCTGCATATAGTAGTAAGGTGATGCTGTAATATTCTTATCGGTAAAATCCAGCACATAGGTGGCATCAGCACCATCCTCGTGGCGGATAATCCTTACTTTAGTACGGTCACCAAAATCAGTCATGTCTCCGGCCATGCCCAATGCCTGAAACACAGTTACCTTATCCGTAGGGCTGGTATACTGGCCCGGACTTTTTACCTCACCAAGAACAGTTATATTAAAATTGAGTTGGCGTATCGAAACCATTGGGTCCGAAAGGTATTGCCTCAAACGCTGCTCAAGATCGGTACGCAGCTGCGCCATAGTCATGCCTTTTACAAAAATTCGTCCTAATACCGGAAATGAAAGATACCCTTCATTATCAATCACGTAGCCTTGCGGAGCCGTTTGCGCAGCCTGAGTGTTTTGAGATTCCCCCGGCGTGCTCACCTGATTCATGGAGTG
This window encodes:
- a CDS encoding cupin domain-containing protein; translated protein: MNSRKEQQETRLPQTGTGVQSPDNGPVQPTLLKGNRHQDPRGTLRYNNDFSLPGVRRVYTIQNADTDFVRAWQGHRIEQRWFSALTGSFLIKLICVDNWDNPSADLEPSEFLLEADTLDVLHVPPGYISSIQARQDNAMLLVFADYELGVSQDEHRFPADYFNK
- a CDS encoding GumC family protein, which produces MDLTEKQEQRKDSGEIKRQIQRYLRWWPLFVISVLLGLTLAWIYLRYTTPQYMSKASLYVKSDNGKQGGLTGLSDFQNMTLPSGIMSNEVDNELSVIKSKPLLYNVVKALKLEVRLVNEGNVKEADLYENSPVQGEINSLKNQRSFSSATYTVEPAGTGFVLKAEKKEFRGTFGKPLVLDFGSITLQRRQEVVFNAPLKLIITHPKLVADQLEASIAVVIPQKKSSIMELSRVGIKPQRSEDILNELIRQYNGDAIKDKNAEAVATANFIDERLDLITKELGGIESRKENFKAANKIADLQAQAELSMQNASENTKKLMDIGTQLEMVDSVLRIANSSNNDQLLPTNVGMPSGLDGVIEEYNQLVLTRNRTLRQATPSNPAVQQFNRDISSMRNLIRDNLRKSRMSLQVARGQVQNQINESGVAISKFPQQERVFRDIERQQNLKEALFLYLLQKREETSIALSVNTPKAKVVNPAYTLAAPVAPKTNTIYLIAALIALVIPAAFLYTKFALDTYIHSRRDIRQLLPDIPVVGEIPHADDGEGALVKQNDFTSFAESFRIMLTNMKFVLRKPEQDKAAVIMVSSSVKGEGKTTIAVNTALSLAQNRKVLLIGADIRNPQFKRFMNLSSVGLTDFLASDDVSAESYIEQSALNPKLDVIPSGSIAPNPTELLADPKFGVAVESLKDRYDYIVIDTAPMLMVSDTFNLLEYMDLMLYVMRAEHTDRDMLEFADQIRRENAQGRFAVILNDVKDMHLSYGNKYGYGYYTEGPRRKKWYQFF
- a CDS encoding polysaccharide biosynthesis protein, with protein sequence MKIQNKVLLITGGTGSFGSAVLNRFLHTDHFREIRIFSRDEKKQDDMRVQYKNDKIKYYIGDVRDYASVEPATRGVDYVFHAAALKQVPSCEFFPMQAVKTNVEGTQNVIRASAVNKVQKVICLSTDKAAYPINAMGISKAMMEKVAVAESRSLTETVVCLTRYGNVMGSRGSVIPLFLNQIKKGEKITVTDPNMSRFFMSLEDAVDLVLFAFENANPGDLFVNKAPAGKIGDLAQALMELTGKEVPVKVIGTRHGEKLYETLCTREEMLHAEDMGDFYRIPADNRDLNYAKYFSEGERDISKIEDYHSHNTEQQGVEGLKKLIYTLPLIRKEVFGEDPAFYV
- a CDS encoding polysaccharide biosynthesis/export family protein, whose product is MDTDRALTEQQVQQAVFEGSRLQTGDLLDIKVTAFDEYAVRPFNLHSMNQVSTPGESQNTQAAQTAPQGYVIDNEGYLSFPVLGRIFVKGMTMAQLRTDLEQRLRQYLSDPMVSIRQLNFNITVLGEVKSPGQYTSPTDKVTVFQALGMAGDMTDFGDRTKVRIIRHEDGADATYVLDFTDKNITASPYYYMQQNDVLYVEPDDIKKKSANVDPNRNLAFQIGGVVLGLASILITLLR
- a CDS encoding SDR family oxidoreductase, which gives rise to MKRILITGGAGFIGSNLCDYFISKGYEVTCLDNLSTGHLHNISELVLHPSFTFIQGDIRDLETCKRACEGKDFVLHQAALGSVPRSINDPITSNDVNVSGFLNMLCSARDAKIKRFVYAASSSTYGDSKSLPKVEDVIGKPLSPYAITKYVNELYADIFSKTYGLECIGLRYFNVFGRRQDPKGAYAAVIPKFVIQLMNHESPTINGGGDYSRDFTYIDNVIQMNELAMLAKDSHAINTVYNTAVGDRTTILEMTELLKEFLGEYDPAIKQIDILHGPVRPGDVPHSKASIDKAAELLGYVPSHNFAKGLKEAVSWYYENLKST
- a CDS encoding polysaccharide biosynthesis C-terminal domain-containing protein; protein product: MKKIGITGQNGFVGSHLYNTLGLTPDMFERVDFQKDFFEDEEKLDAFVAQCDVIVHLAAMNRHPDPEFIYSTNVSLAQRLADSLQRTGSKAHVLFSSSSQEERDNLYGKSKKEGRKLLADWANTNGGTFTGMIIPNVFGPFGQPNYNSFVATFCHKLTHNETPTIDVDGEVKLIYVGELVQEILDQIASGTTSEEYIVPSTKTIKVSEVLQKLEEYRTLYFEGGEIPKLETAFDYQLFNTYRSYIDHKTHYPVKFTQHTDPRGAFVEVIRLGIGGQCSFSTTVPGITRGNHFHTRKIERFAVIKGKALIQLRKIDSDEVMDFYLDGSEPAYVDMPIWYTHNIKNIGNEELYTIFWINEPFDPVDADTYFLEV
- the wecB gene encoding non-hydrolyzing UDP-N-acetylglucosamine 2-epimerase, which codes for MKKLKVMTVVGTRPEIIRLSRVLMALDNSEAIEHIIVHTGQNYDYELNQIFFDDLGLRKPDYFLEAAGKTATETIGNILIKIDPLLEEVAPDAFLVLGDTNSCLCAIPAKKRQIPIFHMEAGNRCFDQRVPEETNRKIVDHTADINLTYSDIAREYLLREGLPADRIIKTGSPMFEVLNHYLPKIEASAVLDKLELEEGKYFVISSHREENINSEKNFRGLMDSLNAIAETYGYPVIVSTHPRTKNMIDKMKLEMHPLIQLLKPLGFHDYNALQKRSFAVLSDSGTISEESSILNFRALNIRQAHERPEAMEEASVMMVGLSPERILQGIIQLQTQVVGSRNTHTTNHQSPTTNHQPPITSHQSPTPNFRPVADYSMPNVSEKMVRIILSYTDYVNRVVWSK
- a CDS encoding GxxExxY protein, which codes for MESAYEKALAFELENAGLKIMMQVGLPFQYETIILEVGYRIDILVEDKVIIEIKSVEALTDVHFKQLTTYLKLSGKKLGLLVNFNTSKIDTSIKRIVNNL
- a CDS encoding nucleotide sugar dehydrogenase; this translates as MTHKVAVIGLGYVGLPLARLFATRYPVVGFDINSKRVAELNNGFDETLEVSPELLQSSLIKKHPFAAEESTVGLFCTDTINDIAQANIYIITVPTPVDKNNRPILTPLIKASETVGKVLKKGDIVIYESTVYPGATEEDCIPVVERVSGMTYNVDFFAGYSPERINPGDKEHTVEKILKVTSGSNKEIGDIVNNLYGTVITAGTHLAPTIKVAEAAKVIENSQRDINIAFVNELAKIFNLMDIDTHAVLEAAGTKWNFLPFKPGLVGGHCIGVDPYYLAQKAQEYGYHPEIILAGRRINDSMGEYVASQVIKTMIKKGIEMHGAEILMLGVTFKENCPDVRNTRIVDVVKALESYSISVAIFDPWANPEEVAHEYGLKCTREIPLQRYDAIVLGVAHQEFTNLDLKSHLKQKHVIYDVKGTLAESDSRL